One Anaerobaca lacustris DNA window includes the following coding sequences:
- the rsxE gene encoding electron transport complex subunit RsxE, with the protein MATDSDGQTCVYKNTLLAGLWRENPVLRLLLGMCPTLAVTAAVKPAFTMGMCVVFVLVCSNVMVSLMRDRLKPHLRILMFTLTIATFVTIADLLLKAFQPEMSAALGPYVPLIIVNCAIIARAEACASKNPVLLSIVDALGMGAGFTVALCVLAGIREVLGTGRFFDIQVMPKAFVPWAALSMPVGAFLALGFLLGLVALITQKRS; encoded by the coding sequence ATGGCAACTGATTCCGACGGACAGACGTGCGTGTACAAGAACACGTTGCTCGCCGGCCTCTGGCGAGAGAACCCGGTCCTGCGCCTGCTGCTGGGCATGTGCCCGACGCTGGCGGTCACCGCGGCGGTCAAGCCGGCCTTTACGATGGGCATGTGCGTGGTCTTCGTACTGGTGTGCAGCAACGTCATGGTCTCCCTGATGCGCGATCGGCTCAAGCCGCACCTGCGCATCCTGATGTTCACTTTGACGATCGCCACGTTCGTGACCATCGCCGACCTGCTGCTCAAGGCGTTCCAGCCCGAGATGAGCGCCGCGCTCGGGCCGTACGTCCCGCTGATTATCGTCAATTGCGCCATCATCGCGCGAGCCGAGGCGTGCGCCAGCAAGAACCCCGTTCTGCTGAGCATCGTCGATGCCCTGGGCATGGGGGCCGGATTCACCGTCGCCCTGTGCGTCCTGGCGGGCATCCGCGAAGTGCTCGGCACCGGCAGGTTCTTCGACATCCAGGTCATGCCGAAGGCGTTCGTGCCCTGGGCGGCGTTGAGCATGCCCGTCGGTGCGTTCCTGGCGCTCGGGTTCCTGCTGGGGCTCGTCGCCCTGATCACCCAGAAGCGTAGTTAA
- a CDS encoding electron transport complex protein RnfA: MDTVYLLITGFLSVVLINNLVLTKFLGICPYLGVSGRIDMAFGMGLAVTFVMTLSGTLTWLIDHMVLIPLGLEVTRYVCFILVIASAVQLVEMYLRKFFPPLYDSFGIFLPLITTNCAILGLCLFLNLWGIDSLLEAVVLSVGGGIGFTMAICIMAGIRENLRMVDVPECLQGAPITLITAGILSLAFMGFAGII, translated from the coding sequence ATGGATACCGTCTATCTCCTGATCACGGGTTTCCTTTCGGTCGTCCTGATCAACAATCTGGTCCTGACGAAGTTCCTGGGCATCTGCCCGTATCTGGGCGTGTCCGGCCGGATCGACATGGCCTTCGGCATGGGCCTGGCCGTGACGTTCGTCATGACGCTCAGCGGCACGCTCACCTGGCTGATCGACCACATGGTCCTGATCCCCCTGGGCCTGGAGGTGACGCGATACGTCTGCTTCATCCTGGTCATCGCCAGCGCCGTACAACTGGTCGAGATGTACCTGCGGAAGTTCTTCCCGCCGCTCTACGACAGTTTTGGGATCTTTCTGCCCCTGATCACGACCAACTGCGCCATTCTGGGCCTGTGCCTGTTCCTGAATCTCTGGGGCATCGACAGCCTGCTCGAAGCGGTCGTCCTGAGCGTGGGAGGCGGCATCGGCTTCACGATGGCCATCTGCATCATGGCGGGCATCCGTGAGAACCTGCGCATGGTGGACGTCCCCGAATGCCTTCAGGGCGCGCCGATTACGTTGATCACCGCCGGCATCCTTTCGCTGGCGTTCATGGGATTTGCGGGAATCATATGA
- a CDS encoding RnfABCDGE type electron transport complex subunit B has protein sequence MMILANIVDLLSSAWMAGLIMLGLGFVFAVVLLIAHEKLKVEVDPRVVQIHAALPNIDCGACGFPGCGGYAKGVLENPELIGRCSPGGAAVAGKIAAILNLQASESGPAQRPIVHCRAHTADRTYYAEYQGIPSCTAANALANAQACKFGCLGFGDCVRACKFDALHIIDGLSTVDYSKCTGCTACSKACPRNLIEMVPFGHENMMTVACSSKENGKTTRAMCQVGCIGCGLCAKQSDAFTIADNLARMDYSKYAPCGENEAAMNKCPTGVIVYRGKTAPPPREPKAKPAASTTS, from the coding sequence ATGATGATCTTAGCGAATATCGTCGATCTGTTGAGCAGCGCCTGGATGGCGGGCCTGATCATGCTGGGCCTTGGGTTCGTCTTCGCGGTCGTCCTGTTGATCGCCCACGAAAAACTCAAGGTGGAGGTGGACCCGCGCGTCGTGCAGATTCACGCGGCGCTGCCGAACATCGACTGCGGCGCGTGCGGGTTTCCCGGTTGCGGCGGATACGCCAAGGGGGTGCTGGAGAACCCCGAGCTGATCGGTCGCTGCTCACCCGGCGGCGCGGCCGTCGCCGGGAAGATCGCCGCGATCCTCAACCTGCAGGCCAGCGAGTCCGGGCCGGCCCAGAGACCCATCGTCCACTGCCGGGCCCACACCGCTGACCGGACGTACTACGCCGAGTACCAGGGCATCCCAAGCTGCACCGCCGCCAACGCCCTGGCCAACGCCCAGGCGTGCAAGTTCGGGTGTCTCGGCTTCGGAGACTGCGTCCGCGCCTGCAAGTTCGATGCGCTGCACATTATCGACGGCCTGTCCACCGTCGATTACAGCAAGTGCACCGGCTGCACGGCCTGCTCGAAGGCGTGCCCGCGCAACCTGATCGAGATGGTCCCGTTCGGCCACGAGAACATGATGACCGTCGCGTGCAGCAGCAAGGAGAACGGCAAGACGACACGCGCGATGTGCCAGGTCGGCTGCATCGGCTGCGGCCTGTGCGCCAAGCAGAGCGATGCCTTCACCATCGCCGACAACCTCGCCCGCATGGACTACAGCAAGTACGCCCCCTGCGGCGAGAACGAAGCCGCCATGAACAAGTGCCCCACCGGCGTCATCGTCTACCGAGGCAAAACCGCCCCACCCCCGCGTGAACCCAAAGCCAAACCCGCCGCATCAACCACATCATAG
- a CDS encoding nucleotidyltransferase family protein: MAKTRIDIPKERIAEFCRANHIRRLALFGSVLRDDFGPDSDVDVLVEFEPEARVGLLRLAGLEIDLGNMLGRKVDLNTPGFLSDYFRNEVMAEAEVHYDAA, from the coding sequence ATGGCAAAGACACGGATCGACATCCCGAAAGAGAGGATTGCCGAGTTTTGCCGGGCCAATCACATCCGCCGGCTGGCCCTGTTCGGCTCGGTCCTGCGCGACGACTTCGGCCCCGACAGCGACGTCGACGTTCTCGTCGAGTTCGAACCGGAGGCAAGAGTCGGTTTGCTTCGTCTGGCCGGTCTTGAGATCGACCTGGGCAATATGCTGGGCCGTAAGGTCGATCTGAATACTCCTGGTTTCCTTTCAGACTACTTCAGAAATGAAGTCATGGCTGAGGCCGAGGTCCACTATGACGCAGCATGA
- a CDS encoding FAD:protein FMN transferase: MRNTGRSIAVGVLCLLLGAALYVGLQPSEAVQVDSGFKVVMGTFSRAVAIASSEKAGQAAIAAAFGEQRRVDELMSYHNPDSELNTVNRDAYQRAVEVDEATFEVLERALHFSELSGGAFDVTIGALGELWRRAAATDTVPTEAEIAEAKSRVGYDKLRLDPAARTVRFAVEGVKIDLGGIAKGFAIDKAVEAMKAAGAVGGMVDIGGDIRCFGRPPQGQQTWRAGLQDPNVAPDDMAAGKPLFVLEVLDRAVTTSGDYRRFATVKGQRQSHIMDTRSGRGADALASVTIIAPDATSADALATAVSVLGLEKGLALIEQVPDTEAILIPHQPDANPVFSSGARAYVQ; encoded by the coding sequence ATGAGAAATACCGGTCGTTCGATTGCTGTTGGGGTTCTGTGTCTGCTGCTTGGAGCCGCGTTGTACGTTGGCCTGCAGCCGTCGGAGGCGGTCCAGGTTGACAGCGGGTTCAAGGTGGTTATGGGGACGTTCTCCCGGGCCGTTGCGATCGCATCGAGTGAGAAGGCCGGACAGGCCGCCATTGCCGCCGCATTCGGCGAGCAGAGGCGGGTTGACGAACTGATGAGCTATCACAACCCCGACTCCGAGCTGAATACGGTCAATCGCGATGCCTATCAGAGGGCGGTCGAGGTCGATGAAGCGACCTTCGAGGTCCTGGAGAGGGCGCTCCATTTCAGTGAGCTTTCGGGCGGGGCGTTCGATGTCACGATCGGCGCCCTGGGCGAGCTGTGGCGCCGGGCCGCCGCGACCGATACCGTGCCGACGGAGGCCGAGATCGCCGAGGCCAAGAGCAGGGTGGGTTACGACAAGCTGCGGCTGGACCCGGCGGCCCGGACGGTTCGGTTTGCCGTCGAGGGTGTGAAGATCGACCTGGGCGGCATCGCCAAGGGGTTTGCGATCGACAAGGCCGTCGAGGCGATGAAGGCGGCCGGGGCCGTCGGCGGAATGGTCGACATCGGCGGCGACATCCGCTGCTTCGGCAGGCCGCCCCAAGGGCAGCAGACCTGGCGCGCGGGGTTGCAGGACCCGAATGTGGCGCCCGATGACATGGCGGCGGGCAAGCCGCTGTTCGTCTTGGAGGTGCTGGATCGAGCGGTGACCACCAGCGGCGACTACCGGCGCTTCGCGACGGTCAAAGGCCAGCGGCAGAGCCACATCATGGACACCCGCTCCGGCCGAGGGGCCGACGCTCTCGCCAGTGTCACCATCATCGCCCCCGACGCCACCAGCGCCGATGCGCTGGCTACCGCCGTCAGCGTGCTCGGGCTGGAAAAGGGCCTGGCCCTGATCGAGCAAGTCCCCGACACCGAAGCCATTCTCATCCCCCACCAGCCAGACGCCAACCCCGTCTTCTCCAGTGGCGCCAGAGCCTACGTCCAGTGA
- a CDS encoding TIGR03960 family B12-binding radical SAM protein, translated as MTDRKIEILTDRVEREFLPFVRRPARYIGGEVNQIRKDLDRCELTVALCFPDVYEVAMSNTGLALMVHVLNSLDGVAAERVFAPWVDAEAILREKGLPLFSLESKASLAGFDVIGFGLTNELCYTNVLNMLDLAGLPVRSEQRTQDDPLIIAGGGMANCGEPVAEFIDLFVLGEGEEAIVELVNLLIAAKKDGRGKDEVLLEAARRFEWAYVPRFYEFAYDDTHIAAFETRREGLPTRFHNAVVNDFENAPVSTRPIVPFAEAVHERVSVEIMRGCPGRCRFCQASFCRRPIRSRSAEKVFELARASQETTGFDTVSLLSLSSADYPYLEELVARLKGYFEDKRVGLSVPSLRVDQQLHMLPKYFTSVRKSGLTIAVEAAGENLRRIVNKPLKDDDLFAAVEAAYRSGWQKLKLYFMVGLPGETLDDVKAIVDLSDRLARLRKGVDNRIAHLNITVSWFVPKPHTPLGWFAQRPRDYFEQARSLILDEKQRRRANYLRFKFHDIRRSLLESTIGRGDRRCGRVVEAAWRDGARFDLWDECFEYERWQTAFAAAGMDLEAAAQKVFEPDRILPWEHLGGPDKEYLLTHYRETLDLL; from the coding sequence ATGACAGACAGAAAGATAGAGATACTGACCGACCGCGTCGAGCGCGAGTTCCTTCCCTTCGTGCGCCGGCCGGCTCGCTATATCGGCGGCGAGGTCAACCAGATCCGCAAGGACCTCGACCGGTGCGAATTGACCGTCGCGTTGTGCTTTCCCGACGTGTACGAAGTGGCCATGTCCAATACGGGCCTGGCCCTGATGGTTCACGTTCTGAACAGCCTGGATGGCGTGGCGGCCGAGCGCGTCTTCGCCCCGTGGGTGGACGCCGAAGCGATCCTGCGAGAGAAGGGCCTGCCCCTGTTCAGTCTGGAGTCCAAAGCGTCACTGGCAGGCTTCGACGTGATCGGCTTCGGTCTGACCAACGAGCTGTGCTATACGAACGTGTTGAACATGCTCGATCTGGCCGGCCTGCCCGTCCGAAGCGAGCAGCGTACGCAGGACGATCCGCTGATCATCGCCGGCGGCGGCATGGCCAACTGCGGCGAACCCGTCGCCGAGTTCATCGACCTGTTCGTCCTGGGCGAGGGCGAAGAGGCCATCGTCGAGTTGGTGAACCTCCTCATCGCCGCCAAAAAGGACGGCAGAGGCAAAGACGAGGTCCTGTTGGAGGCCGCCCGGCGATTCGAGTGGGCCTATGTCCCCCGCTTCTACGAATTCGCGTACGACGATACTCACATCGCGGCCTTTGAAACTCGCCGGGAGGGATTGCCGACGCGCTTCCATAATGCCGTCGTCAACGATTTCGAGAACGCCCCGGTCTCGACACGACCGATCGTGCCGTTTGCCGAGGCGGTTCACGAGCGGGTGAGCGTCGAGATCATGCGGGGCTGTCCGGGCCGGTGCCGGTTCTGCCAGGCGAGTTTCTGCCGGCGACCGATCCGCAGCCGAAGCGCTGAGAAGGTCTTCGAACTGGCCCGGGCCTCGCAGGAGACGACGGGATTCGACACGGTGAGCCTGCTGAGCCTCTCGAGCGCCGACTATCCATATCTTGAAGAGCTGGTCGCCCGGCTGAAAGGGTATTTCGAGGACAAGCGCGTGGGGTTGTCCGTCCCGAGCCTTCGCGTCGATCAGCAGCTTCACATGCTGCCCAAGTACTTCACCAGCGTGCGCAAGAGCGGACTGACCATCGCGGTGGAGGCGGCCGGCGAGAACCTCCGGCGAATCGTCAACAAGCCGCTGAAAGACGACGATCTGTTCGCCGCGGTCGAAGCGGCGTATCGATCCGGCTGGCAGAAGCTGAAGCTCTATTTCATGGTGGGTCTGCCCGGCGAGACGCTCGACGACGTCAAGGCCATCGTCGATCTGTCCGACCGGCTGGCGAGACTCCGCAAGGGCGTCGACAACCGGATCGCCCACCTCAATATCACCGTCAGTTGGTTCGTGCCCAAGCCGCACACCCCTCTCGGCTGGTTCGCCCAGAGACCGAGAGACTACTTCGAGCAGGCGCGATCGCTGATCCTCGACGAGAAACAACGGCGCCGCGCGAACTACCTGCGCTTCAAGTTCCACGACATCCGCCGCAGCCTTCTCGAATCGACCATCGGTCGTGGCGACCGGCGTTGCGGGCGAGTCGTCGAGGCCGCCTGGCGAGACGGCGCACGCTTCGACCTCTGGGACGAATGCTTCGAATACGAGCGGTGGCAGACCGCCTTCGCGGCCGCGGGCATGGACCTCGAAGCGGCCGCGCAGAAGGTGTTCGAGCCCGACCGGATTCTGCCCTGGGAGCACCTGGGAGGGCCCGACAAGGAGTACCTCCTGACGCACTACCGCGAAACGCTCGACCTGCTCTGA
- a CDS encoding response regulator, with product MRNGKPILLVEDDTIDAMTVKRAFKELKVSNPLAHALNGEEALLHLRHGENENPCVILLDLNMPKMNGVEFLQVVKDDPSLRKIPVVVLTTSNEERDIIESFKLGVAGYIVKPVDYRKFVEAVRTIDLYWTLSELPDGITTTQAQHNESTCVTDC from the coding sequence ATGCGGAATGGCAAACCGATTCTGCTCGTGGAAGACGACACCATCGACGCCATGACGGTCAAGAGGGCGTTCAAAGAACTCAAGGTGAGCAACCCCCTGGCGCACGCCCTGAACGGCGAAGAGGCCCTGCTGCATTTGAGACACGGCGAGAACGAGAACCCATGCGTCATCCTCCTCGACCTGAACATGCCGAAGATGAACGGCGTCGAGTTCCTCCAGGTCGTCAAGGACGACCCCTCGCTCAGGAAGATCCCGGTCGTGGTCCTGACGACGTCGAACGAAGAACGCGATATCATCGAGAGCTTCAAGCTGGGTGTGGCCGGCTACATCGTCAAGCCGGTGGACTACCGTAAGTTCGTCGAGGCGGTCCGAACGATCGACCTCTACTGGACGTTGAGCGAACTACCCGACGGGATCACGACGACACAGGCCCAACACAACGAGAGCACCTGCGTTACAGACTGCTGA
- a CDS encoding LamG-like jellyroll fold domain-containing protein produces the protein MCRQLVSLAILCILLSPAAPAMAFDAGPQPDLAGWWPFDEGGGTVAYDASGNENHGEFVGNPLWVPGIIGGALQFTGSDYVNCGNGASLNIRDQITIAFWFQVEAFSNEWEAFMSKGDGAYRASRSGGTGNATHMGITGGNYFDAPTVITDGQWHHFCGTYDGSAAIIYIDGVEDGRQTYTGQIGDSSTYDFWIGNNSQNTTRFLHGLLDDVRLYSRALSPEEIRIVMAGYAGTIAIDPDPADEAIDVPRDVVLSWNPMETATTRDVYFGASFDDVNDATRADPRGVLVSQGQAATTFDPPGLLDFGQLYYWRIDEINAPPDSTIFKGNVWSFTAEPFAYPVPNIIATSNGVSDAIAGPEKTIDGSGINAADQHSTEASHMWLATPGDEPLRVQYEFDRVYKLHEMLVWNYNSQFELLLGFGLKDVTVDYSVDGEEWTVLGDFTFAQATARVTYAANTTVPFDGAPVKYVRLNVNSGWGMMGQFGLSEVRFLFIPAQAREPQPDDAASEVDVTSALSWRDGRDAASYEVYIATDPNELALAGTVAATTFAPGNLEFGSTYYWMVDAINPDDPNPAWGSPLWSFSTQQYAWIDGFETYTDDIDAGEAIFDTWLDGWVNNTGSTVGYLQSPFAERTIVHSGRQSMPLLYDNTTSPFYSETERVFDSPQNWTGNGADTLVLYIRGNAPAFQEMPDGQIVMSGVGSDIWGSADQFRFAYKSLSGNGSITVRVDSLIRSDAWAKAGVMIRETLEAGSKHAFVAVTPDNGVSFQRRPVAGTDSFNTDVAGIVAPHWVKLTRTGNVFTAQQSADGVTWVDITVSPALEIQMAGNVYIGLALTSHNTTVSTAAEFSNLTTTGNVTGAWQTAEIGATQPTGNDSAEPMYVRIEDSTGASATAVSADEAINLRPSWQEWRIPYADLAGVNLSRAQKIVIGVGNRTSPSAGGSGTVYVDDIGFGRPATE, from the coding sequence ATGTGTAGACAACTGGTTTCCCTCGCAATTCTTTGCATTCTGCTCAGTCCAGCCGCGCCGGCAATGGCGTTCGATGCCGGCCCGCAACCCGACCTTGCCGGATGGTGGCCGTTCGACGAAGGCGGCGGGACGGTGGCGTACGACGCCAGCGGAAACGAGAACCACGGCGAGTTCGTCGGCAATCCGCTGTGGGTCCCCGGAATCATCGGCGGCGCGCTGCAATTCACCGGCAGCGACTACGTCAACTGCGGCAACGGAGCTTCCTTGAACATCCGGGACCAGATCACGATTGCGTTCTGGTTCCAGGTGGAGGCGTTCTCGAACGAATGGGAGGCCTTCATGTCCAAGGGCGACGGGGCCTACCGGGCCAGCCGGTCTGGCGGCACGGGCAACGCCACCCACATGGGCATCACCGGCGGCAACTACTTCGACGCCCCCACCGTCATCACCGACGGGCAATGGCACCACTTCTGTGGCACCTACGATGGATCCGCTGCGATTATCTACATCGACGGCGTCGAGGATGGCCGACAGACGTACACCGGACAGATCGGCGACAGCAGCACGTACGATTTCTGGATCGGCAACAACTCGCAGAACACCACCCGTTTTCTGCACGGGCTGCTGGACGACGTCCGTTTGTACAGCCGGGCCCTGTCACCGGAAGAGATTCGCATCGTGATGGCCGGTTACGCCGGGACCATCGCCATCGATCCAGATCCGGCCGATGAGGCCATCGACGTGCCCAGAGACGTCGTCCTGAGTTGGAACCCGATGGAAACCGCGACGACACGTGACGTCTACTTTGGAGCCAGCTTCGACGATGTCAACGACGCCACCCGGGCCGATCCGAGAGGCGTGCTGGTCAGCCAGGGTCAGGCGGCGACCACATTCGATCCTCCCGGCCTGCTCGATTTCGGCCAGCTCTACTACTGGCGCATCGATGAGATCAACGCTCCGCCGGATTCCACCATCTTCAAAGGCAACGTCTGGAGCTTCACGGCCGAGCCGTTTGCGTATCCGGTTCCGAACATCATCGCCACGAGCAACGGCGTTTCGGACGCGATCGCTGGGCCGGAGAAGACGATCGACGGCTCCGGCATCAACGCCGCCGATCAGCACTCGACCGAGGCCTCGCACATGTGGCTGGCGACGCCCGGCGATGAACCGCTCCGCGTCCAGTACGAGTTCGACCGCGTCTACAAGCTCCACGAGATGCTCGTCTGGAACTACAACAGCCAGTTCGAGTTGCTGCTGGGCTTCGGGCTTAAAGACGTGACGGTGGACTACTCGGTCGACGGCGAAGAGTGGACCGTTCTGGGCGACTTCACATTCGCTCAGGCGACCGCCCGCGTAACATATGCGGCCAATACAACGGTCCCGTTCGACGGGGCGCCGGTCAAGTACGTCCGGCTCAACGTCAACAGCGGATGGGGCATGATGGGGCAGTTCGGCCTCAGCGAAGTCCGCTTCCTGTTCATTCCGGCGCAGGCCCGTGAGCCGCAACCGGACGACGCGGCTTCGGAGGTGGATGTCACCAGCGCGTTGAGCTGGCGTGATGGTCGTGACGCGGCCTCGTACGAGGTGTACATCGCCACCGACCCGAACGAGTTGGCCCTGGCCGGTACGGTCGCCGCGACGACATTCGCACCGGGCAATCTGGAGTTCGGCAGCACCTATTACTGGATGGTCGACGCGATCAACCCGGACGACCCGAACCCCGCCTGGGGCAGCCCTCTTTGGAGCTTCTCGACGCAGCAATACGCCTGGATCGACGGGTTCGAGACCTACACCGACGACATCGACGCCGGCGAGGCCATCTTCGACACGTGGCTCGACGGCTGGGTCAACAACACCGGCTCGACCGTGGGTTATCTCCAGTCCCCGTTCGCCGAACGAACGATCGTCCACAGCGGGCGGCAATCCATGCCCCTGCTGTACGACAACACGACCTCGCCGTTCTACTCCGAGACCGAGCGGGTCTTCGACTCGCCGCAGAACTGGACGGGCAACGGCGCCGACACGCTCGTGCTCTACATCCGCGGCAATGCGCCCGCCTTCCAGGAGATGCCCGACGGCCAGATCGTCATGAGCGGCGTCGGCAGCGACATCTGGGGCAGCGCCGATCAGTTCCGCTTCGCCTACAAGAGCCTCAGCGGCAACGGGTCGATCACGGTCCGCGTCGACAGCCTGATCCGCAGCGATGCGTGGGCGAAGGCGGGCGTGATGATCCGCGAGACGCTTGAAGCCGGCTCGAAGCACGCGTTCGTGGCCGTGACGCCGGACAACGGTGTGTCGTTCCAGCGTCGCCCGGTGGCCGGGACGGACAGCTTCAACACCGACGTAGCCGGAATCGTGGCGCCGCACTGGGTCAAGCTGACGCGGACGGGCAACGTCTTCACGGCCCAGCAGTCGGCCGACGGCGTCACCTGGGTTGATATCACGGTCAGTCCGGCACTGGAAATCCAGATGGCCGGCAACGTCTACATCGGCCTGGCGTTGACCAGCCACAACACAACGGTTTCGACGGCGGCGGAGTTCTCGAACCTGACGACGACGGGCAACGTCACCGGCGCCTGGCAGACGGCGGAGATCGGCGCGACCCAGCCGACGGGCAACGATTCGGCTGAGCCGATGTACGTGCGGATCGAGGACAGCACCGGCGCAAGTGCCACAGCCGTCAGCGCCGATGAGGCGATCAATCTGCGTCCATCGTGGCAGGAATGGAGGATTCCGTACGCCGACCTGGCGGGTGTGAACCTGAGCCGGGCGCAGAAGATCGTCATTGGCGTCGGCAACAGGACCAGTCCGAGCGCCGGCGGCAGCGGCACAGTCTATGTGGACGACATCGGTTTCGGCCGACCGGCCACGGAGTAA
- a CDS encoding DUF3160 domain-containing protein: protein MTALHATLPRGAKTTFVSLAIVLSLAAVGWGLSDADSQQLERDRILITDLAFKQMFEAYKIGGVPFFVTSDSLLNGYHVLYEESILRLEQANAQKMPAVLRFVLGRLDGVVDEVAGEAELALAARRRAVIVLGTALKLLDDGFQIDDADTMAIVDEEVTRIVEARAVMKPAWLGPPEPDFMRLDYSRYRVRGFYTRSEALTRYFRAAAWLQSIPFRVSRDDELLSVLMLGRCLASYGSEADDARCEGHRTFFRTYTEFLGVGDDWDLVMAADAAAEGLDFDLDVKRAELIAQTEDGPQINDQLRFAPDDPNAVAEPNFRILSAYRLPEAVLFQRTTDIRQFPRRDFPNGLEVCVALGSTFARDKLDGVQKAGVLATIDENLELFDIGTSLYFDYLRMIRTLLDAPEPNAPDFMATEPWQAKSCGTALAGWAQLRHTWVLQAKLNVVAFSVGRGIPAGFVEPEPEFFRRMADLAARTHALLQAAGALDHSYFSLIDALRDLADLLDQSETEEEFWQMISQLPDEDSLRLGHLRYLLDWPDSDDLPEEEWTAAMADLLRRMADDLGEGIVDPLLAGMISMYDSDITRLWPLLEELSLRLESIARKQLAGLRLDGADDAFITSYGGRLAKIMGYDGNYSSEHPKDDAPRIADVYSNPEVGGNLHVGVGRARAIYVLYPWQGQSVLCRGAVMPYYEFVDGGRLTDEEWKARLDSGARPDVPSWLRPIICGEGLTAPDFASSAIR from the coding sequence ATGACCGCGCTGCATGCCACACTGCCGAGAGGTGCAAAGACCACGTTTGTTTCCCTGGCGATCGTTCTGTCGCTGGCGGCGGTCGGATGGGGTCTGTCCGACGCGGACAGCCAGCAACTCGAACGCGACCGCATTCTCATTACCGATCTGGCCTTCAAGCAGATGTTCGAGGCCTACAAGATCGGCGGGGTCCCGTTCTTTGTGACGTCTGATTCGCTGCTGAACGGCTATCACGTCCTGTACGAGGAGTCGATTCTGCGGCTGGAACAGGCCAACGCGCAGAAGATGCCCGCCGTACTGCGGTTCGTTCTGGGCCGGCTGGACGGCGTGGTGGATGAGGTTGCAGGAGAGGCCGAATTGGCCCTCGCCGCACGACGGCGGGCGGTGATTGTGCTCGGCACCGCCCTGAAGCTCCTCGACGACGGGTTCCAGATCGACGACGCCGATACGATGGCGATCGTCGATGAGGAGGTGACGCGGATCGTCGAGGCCCGGGCCGTCATGAAGCCCGCCTGGCTCGGGCCGCCCGAACCTGACTTCATGCGTTTGGACTACAGCCGCTACAGGGTCCGTGGGTTCTATACCCGGAGCGAGGCGCTGACCCGCTACTTCCGGGCGGCGGCCTGGCTCCAGTCGATTCCGTTTCGCGTCAGTCGCGACGACGAGCTGTTGTCGGTCCTGATGCTGGGTCGCTGCCTTGCATCCTACGGCTCGGAAGCCGACGATGCTCGCTGCGAGGGGCATCGCACCTTCTTTCGGACCTACACCGAGTTTTTGGGCGTCGGCGACGACTGGGACCTCGTGATGGCGGCTGATGCGGCGGCCGAAGGGCTCGATTTCGACCTCGACGTCAAGCGGGCGGAACTGATCGCCCAGACCGAGGATGGGCCGCAGATCAACGACCAGTTGCGCTTCGCTCCCGACGACCCGAACGCGGTCGCCGAGCCGAATTTCCGGATCCTCTCGGCCTATCGGCTGCCCGAGGCCGTGCTGTTCCAGCGGACCACCGATATCCGTCAGTTTCCGCGCCGGGATTTCCCGAACGGCCTGGAAGTCTGCGTCGCGCTGGGCTCGACGTTCGCCCGCGACAAGCTCGATGGCGTCCAGAAGGCCGGGGTGCTCGCGACGATCGACGAGAACCTGGAGCTGTTCGATATCGGCACGAGCCTCTATTTCGACTATCTCCGCATGATCCGGACGCTGCTCGATGCGCCCGAGCCCAACGCGCCGGATTTCATGGCCACTGAGCCCTGGCAGGCCAAGAGCTGCGGCACGGCGCTGGCCGGCTGGGCCCAACTGCGCCACACCTGGGTCCTCCAGGCCAAGCTGAACGTCGTTGCCTTCAGCGTCGGCCGTGGAATCCCCGCCGGGTTCGTCGAGCCTGAGCCCGAGTTCTTCCGTCGCATGGCCGATCTGGCCGCGCGAACCCATGCACTTCTACAGGCGGCCGGTGCGCTCGACCACAGTTACTTCAGCCTCATCGATGCCCTGAGGGATCTCGCGGATCTTCTCGATCAGTCCGAGACCGAGGAAGAGTTTTGGCAGATGATCTCACAATTGCCCGATGAGGACAGTCTGCGACTCGGTCATCTCAGGTATCTCTTGGATTGGCCGGATTCCGACGACCTGCCCGAGGAGGAGTGGACGGCTGCGATGGCGGACCTGCTTCGGCGGATGGCGGACGATCTGGGCGAAGGGATCGTCGATCCGTTGTTGGCAGGGATGATCTCGATGTATGACTCCGATATCACCCGCCTGTGGCCCTTGCTGGAGGAACTGAGCCTCAGGCTGGAATCGATCGCACGCAAGCAACTGGCCGGTCTACGACTCGATGGAGCCGACGATGCGTTCATCACGAGCTACGGTGGCCGGCTGGCGAAGATTATGGGCTACGATGGCAACTACTCGTCCGAGCATCCCAAAGACGATGCGCCGCGGATTGCCGATGTCTACTCGAATCCGGAGGTCGGGGGCAACCTGCACGTCGGCGTCGGTCGGGCGCGGGCGATCTACGTGCTCTATCCCTGGCAGGGCCAGAGCGTGCTGTGCCGGGGGGCCGTCATGCCGTACTACGAGTTCGTCGATGGCGGTCGGCTGACCGACGAGGAATGGAAGGCCCGCCTCGATAGCGGCGCCCGTCCCGATGTCCCCAGCTGGCTGCGCCCGATCATCTGTGGGGAGGGGCTGACCGCCCCCGACTTCGCCTCATCGGCGATTCGCTAA